From the genome of Deltaproteobacteria bacterium IMCC39524:
AGGATAAAACAGAGCGAATGCAGAAGAACCGTGATCCGCACTCTCGCATTGGGATGTGCGTCTTCAAGTTGGCTGAACGAGAGCCCGGTAATGTAAGTCAAGTAAGACGGGATCAGTGGCAACACGCATGGAGAAGCGAAGGATAGAATCCCGGCGGTAAAAGCAATCCAGTAAGTTATGTTAGCGGCTTGCTGCAAGCGGATTAGCCTTTCGCCAACTCCTTAAAATACTCAATCGTCGTAGGGTGCGCCCAGTCTATAGCACCAATAATTTTATCATCAACGACACCATCTTTTCGAATCACATAAGACTCCGGGAACTTGTATACTCCGTAAAGATTCTGCGCAACGCCCTGATCATCGTAAAGGACAGAGAACTTATGTGGCGATTTCTTCAGGAATTCAGGGACGACACTCCGCCCATTTTCCTCGACATTGATCGCCAGCATTACGAAGTCTTCACCGGCCATAGCCTCATTGAGCTTCTCCATTGAGGGCATTTCCGCCCGGCACGGGGGACACCAGGTCGCCCAGAAGTTCACCAAGACAACCTTGCCTCTTAATGACGCAAGGGAGACCTTGTTTCCAGCGGTATCCTCCAGCAGGAAATCAGGCGCCTGATCACCCATATCAACAATCTTAACCGGCTCATAAGAGGGTCGTGAACTGCTTGCAGTGACGAGATAAACGGATCCGCAAACCAGGAGAATGACAACAATGATAAGAACGAGACGACGCATGGAAGAGCCCTTCTTTTGAGTCAAAAAAGATTAGATGTGATTAAGTTTTAAAGACATATAGGAAAAACAATATTGACCTAACATGTAACCTTACAGGGGAAAAATGTCAACCGGGTTGGTTGCCATTCCGGCCGAGACAAAGTCATTTATCCTGGCGAGAAACTTTAAAAACAGTGGTCAGAAGAGCATAGGTTTCATCATCCTCACCAAGCAACGCACACTCACCATTAAAAGACCGCTCTCCTGTTTCCCGAACGCTGGCATAGGCGTGGACCTGCCCCTCAAGAACCGGAGCAATAAACTGCATGGACAGATCAGTCGTCGCAAAGACGGTTCCGGGCGGCAGCAGGCTTTTTATCGCCATGGCGACGGCCGTATCCGCTAGGGAAGTCAAGGCCCCGCCATGCATGACTCCGCCGCCATTGGAAAGCTTGAGAGTGAATGGCAAGGATAAATGAGCCTGACCCTCTTCAGCGCTGAGAATCTGCACTCCCAGCAGCCGTTCAAAAGGGGAGCTATCGATCCACTCTTCGAGTTCAAACTGTACAACCTCGGACTGCCTGGGCTCATCAGGATCTGAATACAACTTCATTGAACGTCCCTTTCATAACACATTCACAGTTTTCTAAGGCATCTCAACCAGGTAGCCACGTTGTCCCCTGAAGAGAGTGAAGCGCAACGGCAAGCGGCCGAGAGTCTCTTCCATCCGCGCAACAAAAGCTTCCAGACTATCCACACGAACGCCTTCAAGTTCTGTGATCCGATCACCTGGCCTTAACTCTATCTGCGCCGCCGGCGACCTTGAGAGAACTTTTGTAATAACAATCCCCTGTCGGTCTTCTTCTACCGAAAGGCCGAAAATCCGCTCTAAATAACGCATCGCGTATCCCGAAGGAAGCTCCACAAGGTTGATCGTTTGACTTAGCACCTCTTCGCCGCGCAACAACATCAATATGATTTTTGCTCCCGGCGGGTAGGTACGTAACAAAGCCAGGTATTCCGAAGCTGAATCGGTTTGCACGCCATCGACTTCCAGAATGACGTCAGCGACATTAATCCCTGCTTTTTCCGCAGGAGAGCCATGATCGACCTCAGTTACCAGGGCACCGCCGGCTCCTCGTGATTTCACCATGGATTTGCTGATCTCGCCTGGAAGAATCCCCGCATAAGCTGAACGTAAGCGACCATGTACAACCAGGTCGTTAACCACCCGGCGAACGACCTTGACGGGGATGGCGAAGCCTATTCCCTGGGCCTGTTGGGCAATGGCCGTATTGATCCCGATCAGCCTTCCGTTGATATCCAGAAGGGGCCCACCGGAGTTGCCGGGGTTAATCAGGGCGTCGGTCTGGATAAAAGCTGCAACGCCCCCCTCCCCGTCCGGCAGTCTGCGCTTTGGCGCACTGACAACCCCGGTCGTTACCGAGTTCTCCAGGCCGAGGGGGTTACCGATCGCAATAACCGTTTCTCCGAGCAAGAGATCGTCATCATCAGCAAAAGTAAGATTCGGCAGACTCTGCTCTGTAACCACCTTGATTACGGCAAGATCCGTCGCCTGGTCCAGGCCGACCAAAGAGGCTTCACGCTCCTTGTGTTCTCCAGGCAGGGCAACATAAATTTTCGAAGCTTTTTCTACAACGTGAGCGTTTGTCACCAGGTAGCCGCGACTGTCGATAATCGCTCCCGAGCCGAGGGACTGTGTCCGATAGCTGCGCGTCTGTGAAAACTGGCGGAAGAAGTCATCAAAGAAGGAATCGCCGAAACCGAAAAAAGGCGAGCTGCGTCGCTGGACAATCTGTTCAGTGCGAATATTGACGACCGCCGGACCTGCCTTGGCAACCGTATCGACCACGGCAGAACGCCGTTCATAGGCCAACGATGGCAAGGTGATGATTATGACAAGTATCGTCAGCAACAGGATTTTACAAGTTCCTCGCGCCACGCGCCACGCGCCACGCTCCTCAGCTTTTCTTGATATCATATTTTTCCATCCGGTAAATCAAGGTATGTCTTGGAATCTGCAGAAAATCGGCAGCCCGGGTCTGATTCCAGTCATTTCGTTCCAGAGCCTGGACCACCACCTCCCGCTCCAGCGTTTCAAGAGAATAGCCTTCCGGGGGGAGCTCAACGACACGACTCCTTTTAGCAGTGGGTGCCGCGCGAAACTTGGTGGGAAGGTGCTCTGGTTCAACCACATCACCGTGGCTTAATACAACCAGACGTTCAATGGCATTTTGCAACTCCCTGACATTTCCTGGCCAGGTGTAGGCTTTTAGACATTCAAAGGCAGCAGGGCTAACAGAAATTGGAGCCCCGTCGCTGAAGCGTTTCAGGAAATATTCAATCAAAAGCGGGATATCGTCCAGACGCTCACGCAAGGGCGGTAGTTCAATCGGGATGATAGCCAGTCGGTAGTAAAGGTCTTCACGGAAGCGTCCTTCCTCTATTGCGAGTTCCACATCCTGGTTGGTGGCTGCAATGATACGTACATCAACAGAACGGACTTTTCCGCCAATCGGTTCGACTTCCATCTCCTGTAGAACTCGTAACAATTTCGGCTGCAGCTCCAGGGGCATCTCACCGACTTCGTCGAGAAAAAGTGTGCCGCCATCAGCCTGCTCGAATTTCCCGACACGATCGCGTACCGCATCGGTAAAGGCGCCACGCACATGGCCGAAGAGTTCACTCTCCAGAAGGTTGGCAGGAATAGCCGCACAGTTGATCGCAACGAAAGGCTCTTTACTGCGCCCCCCTCCCTGGTGAATGGCCTTGGCAATCAATTCCTTTCCCGTGCCACTCTCACCAGTGATTAGCACGCCAGCCTCCGTTGGCGCGACCCTTCTGACGACATCGAAGACCTTCTGCATAGCGTCTGAGCTGCCAACCATATGGCTAAAATCGACATGGTGTTCAAGTTGCTCCCTCAGCCTCTGGTTCTCTTCCTGCAAGCCAAGCAGGTTAAAGGCTTTTTCCACAACCATGACCAGTTCATCACGACTGAAGGGTTTGGCCAGATAGTCATAGGCACCCTGCTTCATAGCTTCAACAGCTTTTTCTACAGAGCTGTAAGCAGTAATGACAATGACGACGGTTTCCGGTCGCGCAGCTTTGATCTGTTGCAGGACTTCGTACCCTGAAACGCCAGGCATCTGTATATCGGTGATGACCACCTGGGGATGGTCAGCCTGGAAAGATGCCAACCCCTGTTTTCCATCGGACGCGCTTAAGACCTGGAATCCGGCAGAATGGAGAGAATACTCTGTTACGCGCCGGAGCGAGGCATCATCATCAATCAACAAAACCTTACGGGAGGGTGTATGAGGCTGTTGTACACTCATGATTTCTCATTCTCCATGTCTCTCATCGAAATAGGCAGGCAGAGGGTGAAACTTGAACCCTGGCCAGGCGTACTCTCAAGATCGATATGACCGTCATGGCCCTGGATGATTCTCTGGGTTATGGCCAGGCCGAGGCCGGTGCCGCTGTCACGGGTCGTAACAAAGGGATTGAAGATTCTATCACGGTCTTCCATGGCAATCCCCGGACCGCTATCGCTGACATGAATGCCGACTTCATTGCCATGAACCGTCGATGACACCTTAAGTTGTCCGCCATCGGGCATCACCTGCAGGGCATTCAGGACCAGGTTGAGCAGAGCCTGCTGGATCTGTTCTCCCCGCCCGGGGATTTCCATATCTTCAGCGAGGGCAACCTCGACTTCGACCCGGTTGCTGAGAGCCTGCTGCCGGGTCAATTCAAGAACTTCTTCAATAACTTTATTTGGTGAAAAACGACCAAGCTCAACAGGTTCCGGTCGAGCAAAACGCAAAAAGTCTTCCAGAACCTTATTGAGACGATCGACTTCCTTGATCAAGATATCGGCAAACTCCAACTTGGGGTCATCAGGCGCCACACCGTCGCGTAAAATTTCTGCCGTCCCCTTGATAGATCCCAGCGGGTTGCGTATCTCATGGGCCATACCCGCAGAAAGCTCGCCGAGAGCGGAGAGTCGGTCCGCGCGCCTTAACTGCCCTTCAATTTCTATGATCTGGTCTGCCTGCTCGCGCAACTTGCGATAACTTTCTTCCAGCGTCTCGGCCGTCTTCTGATAACGCAATTTCTGCTGTCGTTCCCGTTCCGCCAGAAAGCCGGTAAGACAACCGATCACGTTGTACAGGACGATTTCCAGGTATTGTTCGAGAGCGATACTCGGATGATGTTGCCAATGGAAAAGGACATGCGGCATATAAAGCAAAGAGGCAAGGATCGAAGTCACAATCCCTCCACGCAAAGCAAACCAGACCCCCCCAAGGACAATCGGCACGTAGTATAGGCGCCGATAGACGTCATGGGCATTAACCAACTGTGTTGTTGTCAGGTAATGCATGGCAGTCACCGCTAACAACAAGCCAGCAATGATTGAAAGACGTAATCGATTTGCTTTTAGAATACTCGGCATACAAACCCTTTATGGTGATGGCACGAATAAACAAGTGAATACTTCTATATTTGTAGAATATTACACAACAGGCCAAAAAGGGAAGTTCTGAAAAATTATTCGTTCATAACCAGCGCCCTAAGCGCCTCTTCCAAAAGGTCTGTCCTTTGACTTCGTAAGAAAGAATTGGCCCCTCACATAGACTAAATAGAGAACCAGGTTGTTTTTTATGTATATTCAGCCGTTTGAATTTTGTATTCTGTAACAATTGAACAGAAAGTTTCTAAATGCACCTTTTTACTGACATTATTAATATTGTTCTGCCGGTTTTCTCTGTCATCGCTCTCGGCTGGCTGTTGCGCCGCATTGGATTGATTGACAGCACCTTCTTAAAGCAGACGAACAGGCTGGTTTATTATGTCTGTTTACCGTTGCTGCTCTTCTACAAAATTGGTTCGGCAGACTTCTTTGCAAACTTCAATGGCCGCCTTATTGTCGGCTCAATCATCGCGATTACCGTTACCTTTATCGCCTCTTACGCTTACTCAGTTTTCCGCGATTACCCGAACAACGCTCGAGGCGTTTTTGCTCAAGGAGCCTTCAGGGGAAACCTTGCCTACATGGGTCTGGCGATCACCCTCAACGCTTATGGCGAAACAGGCCTGACCAAGGCTGGCATCCTTATGGGTTTCCTGGTGCCCTTTCTAAACCTCTACGCAATCTTCGCCCTGCTCTGGCCTCATCGAGGAGATGGCGAACAACGTGGGGCAAGTTTCTGGCTTCGTCAAATCATCCTTAACCCTCTGATTATTGCTTCGTTCCTTGGCATCATCTGGAGTTTTCTGGATTTGCCAACACCTCTGGTTTTTGAACGCAGTCTGAAGATAGCAACCGGGATGACCCTGCCTCTGGCCCTGCTGGCTATCGGCGGAGGATTCTCTGTTGAACGCCTTCGCGGAGACCTCTTTAAGGCGGCTATGGCGAGCGGTATAAAGACCATCTGGCTGCCGATCCTCGCCGCAGCACTTTTGATAAGCATGGGCGTCGAAGGAATGGATCTGGGGATCGGAGTTCTGATCGCCGGGACACCTGCGGCAACAGCAAATTATATAATGGCGGATCAGCTTAAGGGAGATGCGGAACTGGCTGGAACAATCGTTATGCTCTCCACGCTTCTCTCGGCAGTAACCTACACAGTTGCTTTGTTGATTTTACGCAGCCAGGGGATTTAGCCGCCAGCCTATCATGGCAAGCCGCGCGGATTTAAATCAGAGCGTCCGCATCGGTACAATCCGGAGTCAGCATGTACAAACCCTTCACGATTGGATCTCAGTTTCGCATCACACCACCGAACGGCCCTGCCGGCACAGGCAGCTGTGTTGATCTTGTCATGCAAAGGGGAGCCTTCGGTTCAGGTGAACACGAGACCACAGAGAGTTGCCTGAAACTTCTTGAGCAGAGACCGGAAGTGAAAGGCGCGCAGGTTCTTGATCTGGGAAGCGGCACCGGGATTCTGGCGATAGCCGCACTTAAACTCGGTGCAAGTCATGTGGTCTGCGTTGACATCGAGCAGGACGCCGTTGAATCGGCACGTATCAACTGCCGACTCAATCATATCGATCACCAGGTGACCCACATCACAGGCACTCTTGATGCGGTTACCGAAAACAATTTTGACTTCATACTGGCAAACATCTACGGGGACATCCTGCTCGACCTTGCAGAATCATTGACGACAAAACTGAAGCCAGGCGGATTGCTCTTACTGTCTGGCATCTTGTGGGAATACAACTTTGATGTGCGGCAGGCTTATGAACGAATGGGTTGCGAGGTTGTCTCCAATCATATGCTCGAGGAATTCAGTACCGCCTTGATGATCAGGCAAAGCTAGCCGACAGTCCTACGCCCATTCACCTCAAAAAAGCGATTTTATCCGGAAACCCTTTAAATAAAAAACAATTCAAGCCAAACCGTTTATTAACGCAGAGGCGCTAAGATGCAAAAAAAATGAACAATTCTCTATATAACTAGTTTTGAGACGTTCTTTTTACATCTTGGTTCGAAAGCGCGCACTTCTTTGAGTTAAATCATTTTTTAGATTAATGTAAAAAAAAGGGCGAACCATTTGGTTCGCCCTTAACTCATCCATAAGATGATATTGAATTACTTGACCAGTGCCTTCATGTACTCCCGGTTGAGCTTGGAGATGAACTTGACATCGACGCCTTTCGGACACGATGCCTGGCACTCGTAATGGTTTGAGCAGTTACCAAAGCCATTGTCCTTGGCAGCTTCGGTCATAGCCATAACACGCTTAGCAGCTTCTATCTTACCTTGAGGCAGGACAGCAAGCTGAGCCACCTTGGCGCTGGTGTAGAGCATCGCAGAGCTGTTAGGGCAAGAAGCAACACAGGCACCACAGCCGATGCACTCTGCAGCATCCATAGCGTAGTCAGCTTCAGGCTTGCCAATCAGCAGCGCGTTACCATCGGCAACACCACCGGTATGGCAGGAGGTGTAACCACCAGCCTGCATAATTTTCTCCAGACCGTTACGATCAACGACCAGGTCCTTGATCACCGGAAAAGCACGTGCTTTCCAAGGCTCGATGAAGATCTCATCGCCATCGTTGAATTTCCGCATATGCAGCTGGCAGACCGTAGTCCGGTCCTGGCCGCCGTGAGGAACTCCATTGATAACCTGTGAGCACATGCCGCAGATCCCTTCGCGACAATCGTGATCGAATGCAATAACATCTTTGCCTTCAAGAGCCAGAGCTTGATTGACGTCGTCCAACATCTCCAGAAAAGACTGGTCAGGACTTACATTTGGAGCATCAATCGTCTCCAACTTTCCTTTATCTGTTGGCCCGTTTTGGCGCCATACGTGCAGTTTGAGTTTCATTATTTGTAACTCCTTACGGCCAGCTTGACATTATCAAATTTCAAAGGCTCTTTGTGCAGTTCAGGCTCAACACCCGCACCTTTGAACTCCCAGGCAGCAACGTAACAGAAGTCTTCATCGTTACGCATCGCTTCGCCATCATCAGTCTGATGCTCGGTAC
Proteins encoded in this window:
- a CDS encoding sigma-54 dependent transcriptional regulator, which produces MSVQQPHTPSRKVLLIDDDASLRRVTEYSLHSAGFQVLSASDGKQGLASFQADHPQVVITDIQMPGVSGYEVLQQIKAARPETVVIVITAYSSVEKAVEAMKQGAYDYLAKPFSRDELVMVVEKAFNLLGLQEENQRLREQLEHHVDFSHMVGSSDAMQKVFDVVRRVAPTEAGVLITGESGTGKELIAKAIHQGGGRSKEPFVAINCAAIPANLLESELFGHVRGAFTDAVRDRVGKFEQADGGTLFLDEVGEMPLELQPKLLRVLQEMEVEPIGGKVRSVDVRIIAATNQDVELAIEEGRFREDLYYRLAIIPIELPPLRERLDDIPLLIEYFLKRFSDGAPISVSPAAFECLKAYTWPGNVRELQNAIERLVVLSHGDVVEPEHLPTKFRAAPTAKRSRVVELPPEGYSLETLEREVVVQALERNDWNQTRAADFLQIPRHTLIYRMEKYDIKKS
- a CDS encoding AEC family transporter, whose translation is MHLFTDIINIVLPVFSVIALGWLLRRIGLIDSTFLKQTNRLVYYVCLPLLLFYKIGSADFFANFNGRLIVGSIIAITVTFIASYAYSVFRDYPNNARGVFAQGAFRGNLAYMGLAITLNAYGETGLTKAGILMGFLVPFLNLYAIFALLWPHRGDGEQRGASFWLRQIILNPLIIASFLGIIWSFLDLPTPLVFERSLKIATGMTLPLALLAIGGGFSVERLRGDLFKAAMASGIKTIWLPILAAALLISMGVEGMDLGIGVLIAGTPAATANYIMADQLKGDAELAGTIVMLSTLLSAVTYTVALLILRSQGI
- a CDS encoding ATP-binding protein; the encoded protein is MPSILKANRLRLSIIAGLLLAVTAMHYLTTTQLVNAHDVYRRLYYVPIVLGGVWFALRGGIVTSILASLLYMPHVLFHWQHHPSIALEQYLEIVLYNVIGCLTGFLAERERQQKLRYQKTAETLEESYRKLREQADQIIEIEGQLRRADRLSALGELSAGMAHEIRNPLGSIKGTAEILRDGVAPDDPKLEFADILIKEVDRLNKVLEDFLRFARPEPVELGRFSPNKVIEEVLELTRQQALSNRVEVEVALAEDMEIPGRGEQIQQALLNLVLNALQVMPDGGQLKVSSTVHGNEVGIHVSDSGPGIAMEDRDRIFNPFVTTRDSGTGLGLAITQRIIQGHDGHIDLESTPGQGSSFTLCLPISMRDMENEKS
- a CDS encoding 50S ribosomal protein L11 methyltransferase, coding for MYKPFTIGSQFRITPPNGPAGTGSCVDLVMQRGAFGSGEHETTESCLKLLEQRPEVKGAQVLDLGSGTGILAIAALKLGASHVVCVDIEQDAVESARINCRLNHIDHQVTHITGTLDAVTENNFDFILANIYGDILLDLAESLTTKLKPGGLLLLSGILWEYNFDVRQAYERMGCEVVSNHMLEEFSTALMIRQS
- a CDS encoding PaaI family thioesterase — translated: MKLYSDPDEPRQSEVVQFELEEWIDSSPFERLLGVQILSAEEGQAHLSLPFTLKLSNGGGVMHGGALTSLADTAVAMAIKSLLPPGTVFATTDLSMQFIAPVLEGQVHAYASVRETGERSFNGECALLGEDDETYALLTTVFKVSRQDK
- a CDS encoding succinate dehydrogenase/fumarate reductase iron-sulfur subunit encodes the protein MKLKLHVWRQNGPTDKGKLETIDAPNVSPDQSFLEMLDDVNQALALEGKDVIAFDHDCREGICGMCSQVINGVPHGGQDRTTVCQLHMRKFNDGDEIFIEPWKARAFPVIKDLVVDRNGLEKIMQAGGYTSCHTGGVADGNALLIGKPEADYAMDAAECIGCGACVASCPNSSAMLYTSAKVAQLAVLPQGKIEAAKRVMAMTEAAKDNGFGNCSNHYECQASCPKGVDVKFISKLNREYMKALVK
- a CDS encoding TlpA disulfide reductase family protein — protein: MRRLVLIIVVILLVCGSVYLVTASSSRPSYEPVKIVDMGDQAPDFLLEDTAGNKVSLASLRGKVVLVNFWATWCPPCRAEMPSMEKLNEAMAGEDFVMLAINVEENGRSVVPEFLKKSPHKFSVLYDDQGVAQNLYGVYKFPESYVIRKDGVVDDKIIGAIDWAHPTTIEYFKELAKG
- a CDS encoding trypsin-like peptidase domain-containing protein yields the protein MISRKAEERGAWRVARGTCKILLLTILVIIITLPSLAYERRSAVVDTVAKAGPAVVNIRTEQIVQRRSSPFFGFGDSFFDDFFRQFSQTRSYRTQSLGSGAIIDSRGYLVTNAHVVEKASKIYVALPGEHKEREASLVGLDQATDLAVIKVVTEQSLPNLTFADDDDLLLGETVIAIGNPLGLENSVTTGVVSAPKRRLPDGEGGVAAFIQTDALINPGNSGGPLLDINGRLIGINTAIAQQAQGIGFAIPVKVVRRVVNDLVVHGRLRSAYAGILPGEISKSMVKSRGAGGALVTEVDHGSPAEKAGINVADVILEVDGVQTDSASEYLALLRTYPPGAKIILMLLRGEEVLSQTINLVELPSGYAMRYLERIFGLSVEEDRQGIVITKVLSRSPAAQIELRPGDRITELEGVRVDSLEAFVARMEETLGRLPLRFTLFRGQRGYLVEMP